The following proteins are co-located in the Acidimicrobiales bacterium genome:
- a CDS encoding flagellar export chaperone FliS has translation MNSSVANRYRSDGMASTPPGRLLTMLYDRMLLDFDRAIDAIERRAIEEAHNALIHAQEIVFELHMALDLEAWPDGGALADLYVYLTEQLAAANAKKSIALVENCRAVVEPLAESWHEAYRQTTAGLAGPSTAASSALSAGISA, from the coding sequence ATGAACTCCTCCGTTGCCAACCGCTACCGCTCTGACGGCATGGCCAGCACCCCTCCCGGTCGCCTTCTCACCATGTTGTACGACCGCATGCTGCTCGACTTCGACCGAGCGATCGACGCCATCGAGCGTCGGGCGATCGAAGAAGCGCACAACGCCCTGATCCACGCCCAGGAGATCGTGTTCGAGCTCCACATGGCCCTCGACCTCGAGGCCTGGCCCGACGGGGGAGCGCTCGCCGATCTCTACGTCTATCTGACGGAGCAGCTGGCCGCGGCGAACGCCAAGAAGTCGATCGCCCTCGTCGAGAACTGCCGGGCCGTGGTCGAACCGCTCGCCGAGTCGTGGCACGAGGCGTACCGGCAGACCACCGCCGGCCTCGCCGGTCCGTCGACGGCAGCGAGTTCGGCGCTGAGCGCCGGGATCTCGGCATGA